A stretch of Vanessa cardui chromosome 26, ilVanCard2.1, whole genome shotgun sequence DNA encodes these proteins:
- the LOC124540746 gene encoding GTP cyclohydrolase 1, translating into MAAVNGKDLTEQPVPPSSLIRRVSSRSIRNSISEDKENGDVCAGKGSFVSKYKKTPEALKNFHMNDAESELEVPGTPMTPRTSTTPGHENCTFHHDLELDHRPPTREALLPDMANSYRLLLTGLGEDPERQGLLKTPERAAKAMLFFTKGYDQSLEEVLNNAIFDEDTDEMVVVKDIEMFSMCEHHLVPFYGKVSIGYLPQGKILGLSKLARIVEIFSRRLQVQERLTKQIAVAVTQAVRPAGVAVVIEGVHMCMVMRGVQKINSKTVTSTMLGVFRDDPKTREEFLNLVHSK; encoded by the exons atggccgCTGTCAATGGTAAAGATCTAACCGAACAACCGGTACCGCCATCTTCCCTAATACGCCGCGTCAGTTCGCGCTCGATTCGAAATTCGATTTCGGAAGACAAAGAAAATGGCGACGTTTGCGCGGGAAAGGGATCGTTTGTAAGCAAGTACAAGAAGACACCGGAAGCGTTGAAGAATTTCCACATGAACGACGCTGAGAGCGAACTAGAAGTACCAGGGACACCAATGACACCGAGGACCTCCACTACACCGG gCCATGAGAACTGCACATTCCATCACGACCTGGAACTCGACCACAGACCTCCCACCAGGGAAGCCCTGTTACCTGACATGGCTAACTCCTATAGACTACTACTGACAG GCTTAGGCGAAGATCCCGAGAGACAGGGTCTTCTGAAAACACCAGAACGTGCCGCCAAGGCAATGTTGTTCTTTACCAAAGGATACGATCAAAGTCTCGAAG AGGTCCTTAACAATGCCATATTTGACGAAGACACGGATGAAATGGTCGTTGTTAAGGATATAGAAATGTTCTCAATGTGCGAACATCATCTCGTTCCGTTCTACGGCAAGGTTTCCATCGGTTACCTACCCCAAGGCAAGATTCTTGGGCTCAGTAAGTTGGCCAG GATCGTGGAGATTTTCTCGCGCCGGCTGCAGGTGCAAGAGCGCCTAACAAAGCAGATCGCGGTGGCCGTCACGCAGGCCGTGCGCCCGGCCGGCGTCGCCGTCGTCATCGAGGGAGT ACACATGTGCATGGTGATGCGCGGTGTCCAGAAGATCAACAGCAAGACCGTCACGTCGACCATGCTGGGCGTCTTCCGCGACGACCCGAAGACCAGGGAGGAGTTCCTCAACCTCGTGCACTCCAAGTGA